Proteins from one Gorilla gorilla gorilla isolate KB3781 chromosome Y, NHGRI_mGorGor1-v2.1_pri, whole genome shotgun sequence genomic window:
- the LOC129530417 gene encoding uncharacterized protein, with protein sequence MWVGPISLLPRLPAAAKSRSLLWGRYTPPWVSAGPTGLHREPAVCPPILILPSPPAPCLLRCTHGLGTCSRQDSEPGHKQPSIRFPLHLPTHLAHSQASVKNHSSHETHECSGKSEKLPGILPWTRVPEPRMVPVCCVCAGDGQVTVCRVCRRQGGPWVLCAQEMGRSLCVVCAGDGEVPVCCVCRRRGGPWVSCVQETGRSLCVVCAEEMGRSLGVLCAEEMGRSLGVVCAEEMGRSLCVVCAGGREVPGCPVCRRWEGPCVSCVCRRRGGPWVSCVQEMGRSLCVVCAEEMGRSLGVLCAQEMLRSLGVLCAPEIGRSLCVVCAEEMGRSLCVVCAGDREVPRCCVCRRREGPCVSCVQETGRSLGVVCAGDGKVPGCRVCRRQGGP encoded by the coding sequence ATGTGGGTGGGGCCGATTTCCCTCCTGCCCCGGCTCCCTGCTGCTGCCAAGTCCAGGTCTCTCCTGTGGGGCAGGTATACCCCTCCCTGGGTCTCAGCTGGGCCCACTGGCCTTCACAGGGAGCCTGCTGTCTGCCCTCCCATTCTTATCCTGCCCTCTCCTCCGGCGCCCTGTCTGCTCAGATGTACTCATGGCCTAGGCACCTGCAGCCGCCAGGACAGTGAGCCCGGACATAAGCAGCCTTCCATCCGGTTCCCCCTGCATCTGCCAACCCATCTTGCCCACAGCCAAGCTTCTGTGAAAAATCATAGCAGTCATGAAACTCATGAGTGCTCGGGCAAATCAGAAAAATTGCCAGGGATCCTACCATGGACACGCGTCCCTGAACCCCGAATGGTccctgtgtgttgtgtgtgcgcAGGAGACGGGCAGGTCACTGTGTGTCGTGTGTGCAGGAGACAGGGAGGTCCCTGGGTGTTGTGTGCCCAGGAGATGGGGAGGTCCCTGTGTGTCGTGTGTGCAGGAGATGGGGAGGTccctgtgtgttgtgtgtgcaggAGACGGGGAGGTCCCTGGGTGTCCTGTGTGCAGGAGACAGGGAGGTCCCTGTGTGTCGTGTGTGCAGAGGAGATGGGGAGGTCCCTGGGTGTCTTGTGTGCGGAGGAGATGGGGAGGTCCCTGGGTGTCGTGTGTGCAGAGGAGATGGGGAGGTccctgtgtgttgtgtgtgcaggAGGCAGGGAGGTCCCTGGGTGTCCTGTGTGCAGGAGATGGGAAGGTCCCTGTGTGTCGTGTGTGTGCAGGAGACGGGGAGGTCCCTGGGTGTCCTGTGTGCAGGAGATGGGAAGGTCCCTGTGTGTCGTGTGTGCAGAGGAGATGGGGAGGTCCCTGGGTGTCTTGTGTGCGCAGGAGATGCTGAGGTCCCTGGGTGTCCTGTGTGCGCCGGAGATAGGGAGGTCCCTGTGTGTCGTGTGTGCGGAGGAGATGGGGAGGTCCCTGTGTGTCGTGTGTGCAGGAGACAGGGAGGTCCCTAGGTGTTGTGTGTGCAGGAGACGGGAAGGTCCCTGTGTGTCGTGTGTGCAGGAGACAGGGAGGTCCCTAGGTGTTGTGTGTGCAGGAGACGGGAAGGTCCCTGGGTGTCGTGTGTGCAGGAGACAGGGAGGTCCCTAG